The Etheostoma cragini isolate CJK2018 chromosome 5, CSU_Ecrag_1.0, whole genome shotgun sequence genome contains a region encoding:
- the LOC117945472 gene encoding rho guanine nucleotide exchange factor 28-like isoform X5 has translation MDSDSDSPFNYSWPSFPKMRMLKKTGKKEKSQSIRETQAPSPTLAAAARLSAMIHGKDRVYANAMLVDQVDDADIKYHSPGEGRVIPAPHLGSPSWDSFSMTPPDSGNCSQNQHPSSPYNRDRGIQAPGRENNKEPSPCISPPSPFTSSPSFPSSPLASASRLFEGAQRHPMQPFLPVSPALNCRGCSLTEDSRGLSPSLEFDSGEEDFLLRSYPCSSIKKQSTLRSSSGEQKDSFNTSPDFNHTHSDSTYTSTKNPEESEVRLRSYSYSSPKAKPSRPLLNRDAAITDLTEELRAFSPTESTREKRVLGFRKRAQSAEEESSPSLQHLTLTEFLKEIEDEELDKYIIPSKVESEKYKVSRTFSFLKSRMSSTRNKTKLKGKEVKEGKEKSGATNGHQFVPVSPSGPALCVACDKSVSGKELLQCSNCFLNVHKNCRESVAPCGKKLQERNALLTKSKTLSLPHNSGKDNSPASIFSSSSTLPTTTREKRETDAPLSKSLSISIDSRRLSDAAGVDSECSVTACTNSSLSDEGTAVSVEPPITTHDAVDAPLMSDLSADLLGLEVESWSLAVSPEFCRQHDRRTIKRQDVIYELMQTELHHIQTLTVMSEVFRRGMLEELQLDWDCVARIFPCLDPLLLFHRNLFGSLQERRQASTQPENPRNYLIHQIGDILLQQFSDEHAEKMKQVYGEFCSHHTEAVNVFKELQQQNKKLQNFVKQQSNNTLVRRREVPEFILLVTQRITKYPVLLERILHYTQEGSQEHSDLSSAVAQIRDIIAAVDLTVNKYERCQEMQEVLARLENKSFAKLKNDKVFRKQDLHSKHRDLHYKGLVYWKTATGRLKDTLALLLTDVLVFLQEKDQRFVFAAVDQKPPVIPLQKLIVREVANEERGMFLISASSLGPEMYEVHTTTRDERNAWMRHIRQAVESCPEEEEEEEEQQQRNAETEEARRVAEVRVQKITKFQETLLGQDQQICNSLEEKLQLYAELTELTLRSPEPVPHRHLLVRADIDSERPQQASSLLTAALREAENLITILQAGDGLTIKGPSSPVQGPECCSYNSHGSSIQESPSEPDYLSTLSMSSTSLGSDSELTGLDSVLWSSAVELRRGDTKGTLFKVAESVQSLTQLLYSLQAAVTLQDSCYEVQKLLLQEGERTPLRTLTSLQNSLEQEKKKSIDNKKEEVEKKGLERKKDKVDEMKKLHVKLRQEQQRWDKECLAREKQQCEQDSVLEQREQHCRLEAERLRCEREELDAQLLEYQQNLDRLREGQRSVEREKEKIEAQQRLLQTWRHNRQSSLPVTIPMDGYKVSGHSRSGSLDSNCSVYKNEVALLASLQQNHLHQLAKNNPHQRLLAAPIKNHDSPRNSSSYTANIGLSASLYNSLNTLLSQAHSKQPPDGLTYPNYSNNHGCPRPLNDTIHPFSSRVTAQPQKTNNTDFSPPLDRRSLGPWRSEVTGHRLYEDAYSSSLSLTPLLPPQAYLSLEGQNGEEGSEENIVYL, from the exons ATGGATTCTGACTCAGATTCTCCTTTTAACTACTCCTGGCCCTCTTTCCCTAAGATGAGGATGCTCAAGAAGACGGGCAAAAAAG AGAAAAGCCAGTCCATTAGGGAGACCCAGGCCCCGTCCCCGACTCTGGCTGCAGCTGCCAGACTGTCAGCGATGATACATGGCAAAGACAGAGTATACGCTAATGCTATGCTGGTGGACCAG GTGGATGACGCTGACATTAAATACCACTCTCCAGGGGAGGGCAGGGTGATCCCTGCACCCCATCTTGGCAGCCCTAGCTGGGACTCCTTCTCCATGACTCCCCCTGACTCAGGGAACTGCTCCCAGAACCAGCACCCATCATCACCCTATAATAGGGACAGGGGAATCCAAGCCCCCGGCCGGGAGAATAACAAGGAGCCATCCCCTTGcatctctcccccctctccctttACTTCCTCCCCGTCTTTTCCTTCCTCCCCCCTCGCTTCCGCCTCCCGTTTGTTCGAGGGAGCACAACGGCATCCAATGCAGCCATTTCTGCCAGTTTCTCCTGCTTTGAACTGCAGAGGATGCAGCTTAACTGAGGATAGCCGGGGCCTAAG tCCTAGTCTCGAGTTTGACAGTGGAGAAGAAGATTTCCTGCTACGCTCCTACCCCTGCTCATCTATAAAGAAGCAGTCCACCCTACGATCCAGCTCAGGAGAGCAGAAGGACTCTTTCAACACGTCACCAGACTTTaaccacacacactctgacagcACATACACGTCCACCAAG AACCCAGAGGAATCCGAGGTTCGCCTGCGCTCCTACTCCTACTCCTCTCCCAAGGCCAAGCCGTCACGGCCACTGCTAAACCGAGACGCAGCCATCACTGACCTGACAGAAG AGCTGAGAGCATTCAGCCCGACTGAGTCTACCAGAGAAAAGAG GGTTTTGGGTTTCCGTAAACGGGCCCAAtcagcagaggaggagagcagcCCATCGCTCCAACACCTCACCCTCACAGAGTTCCTCAAAGA GATCGAGGATGAGGAGTTGGATAAATACATAATCCCGTCTAAGGTTGAATCAGAGAAGTACAAAGTCAGCCGGACCTTCAGCTTCCTCAAGAGCAGGATGTCCAGCACTCGCAACAAGACCAAG CTGAAGGGGAAAGAGGTGAAGGAGGGAAAGGAGAAGTCAGGAGCCACTAATGGACACCAGTTTGTTCCTGTGTCTCCATCTGGTCCCGCTCTCTGTGTGGCATGCGATAAGTCTGTTTCTGGGAAGGAGCTGTTGCAGTGCTCCA ACTGTTTCTTGAATGTCCATAAAAACTGCAGAGAGTCTGTTGCACCCTGTGGAAAG AAGCTGCAGGAGAGGAATGCATTGCTGACTAAAAGCAAGACCTTGTCTCTCCCACACA ACTCTGGGAAAGACAACTCTCCTGCCTCCATTTTCTCCTCTTCGTCTACACTTCCCACGACAaccagagagaagagagaaacagacgCCCCTCTCTCCAAAAGCCTCTCCATCTCAATAGACAGCAG ACGGCTGAGTGATGCAGCAGGGGTCGACAGTGAGTGCAGTGTGACAGCTTGCACTAACAGCTCATTGTCTGATGAGGGAACAGCGGTCTCAGTTGAGCCACCAATAACCACACACG ATGCTGTTGATGCTCCTCTAATGAGCGACCTGTCAGCTGACCTGCTGGGACTTGAGGTGGAGTCATGGAGTCTGGCGGTCAGTCCAGAGTTTTGTAGGCAACACGACAGGCGCACCATTAAACGACAGGATGTTATTTACG AACTGATGCAGACCGAGCTTCACCATATCCAAACCCTGACAGTCATGTCGGAGGTGTTCAGGAGAGGCAtgctggaggagctgcagctcgACTGGGACTGTGTGGCCCGGATCTTTCCCTGCTTGGACCCCCTGCTGCTGTTTCACAGAAATCTCTTTGGATCACTGCAGGAACGCAGACAGGCTTCGACCCAACCGGAGAACCCCCGGAATTACCTCATCCATCAGATTGGAGATATTCTGCTTCAGCAG TTCTCAGATGAACATGCTGAGAAGATGAAGCAGGTTTATGGAGAGTTCTGCAGCCATCACACTGAGGCCGTCAATGTCTTCAAAGAGctgcagcaacaaaacaaaaaactgcaaaactttGTCAAA CAACAGAGCAATAACACTCTGGTCAGGCGGAGAGAGGTGCCCGAATTTATCCTGCTGGTCACTCAGCGCATCACCAAGTACCCAGTGCTGCTAGAGAGGATATTACATTACACTCAGG aGGGAAGTCAGGAACACTCTGACCTGTCAAGTGCTGTGGCTCAGATCCGTGACATCATTGCTGCTGTGGACTTAACTGTGAATAAGTATGAGAGGTGTCAGGAGATGCAGGAAGTGCTGGCCCGGCTGGAGAACAAGAGCTTCGCCAAGCTAAAAAATGACAAGGTGTTTCGCAAACAGGATCTGCATAGCAAACACAGGGATCTGCATTATAAAGGGCTTGTCTACTGGAAGACTGCCACAGGACGTCTGAAAG ATACGTTGGCTCTCCTGCTTACAGATGTTCTGGTTTTCCTACAAGAGAAAGATCAACGCTTTGTATTTGCTGCTGTG GACCAGAAGCCTCCTGTAATCCCTCTGCAGAAGCTCATTGTTAGAGAAGTAGCCAATGAGGAAAGAGGAATGTTCCTCATCTCCGCCTCCTCATTGGGTCCAGAAATGTATGAAGTTCACACCACCACTAGAGACGAGAGGAATGCGTGGATGAGACACATACGTCAAGCTGtagagag ttgtcctgaggaagaggaggaggaggaggagcagcagcagcgaaATGCTGAGACAGAGGAGGCCAGAAGAGTGGCAGAAGTGAGAGTTCAGAAGATCACCAAGTTCCAAG aGACGCTGTTGGGTCAGGACCAGCAAATCTGCAACAGCCTTGAGGAGAAGTTACAGCTTTATGCTGAGCTTACAGAGTTAACGCTTCGGTCACCAGAACCTGTTCCACATCGCCATCTGCTGGTTCGAGCAGACATTGACAGTGAGAGGCCACAGCAGGCCTCGTCACTGCTCACAGCTGCACTCAGAGAAG CGGAGAACCTGATCACCATTCTGCAAGCTGGTGATGGCCTTACCATTAAAGGTCCGAGCTCTCCGGTCCAAGGACCAGAGTGCTGCAGCTACAACAGCCACGGCAGCAGCATTCAGGAGTCTCCCTCTGAGC CGGATTATTTGAGCACGCTCAGTATGAGCTCCACCTCTCTTGGGTCAGACAGCGAGCTGACGGGGCTAGACAGCGTTTTGTGGAGCTCTGCTGTCGAGCTGAGACGAGGAGACACCAAAGGGACACTGTTTAAG GTGGCAGAGAGCGTTCAGAGTCTGACTCAGCTTCTCTATAGTCTGCAG GCTGCTGTGACCCTCCAGGACAGCTGCTATGAAGTCCAGAAACTCCTCCTTCAGGAGGGAGAAAGAACCCCTCTCCGAACCCTCACTTCCCTCCAAAACAGTCTG GagcaggagaaaaagaagagtatCGATAACAAGAAAGAGGAAGTAGAAAAGAAGGgtttagaaaggaaaaaagataaGGTGGATGAGATGAAGAAACTCCACGTGAAGCTGAGACAGGAGCAGCAGCGCTGGGACAAAGAGTGCCTGGCCAGAGAGAAACAACAA TGTGAACAGGACAGTGTGCTGGAGCAGCGGGAGCAGCATTGCCGCCTGGAGGCCGAGCGTCTGCGCTGTGAGCGTGAGGAGCTGGACGCTCAGTTGCTGGAGTATCAGCAAAATCTGGACCGACTGAGGGAGGGCCAGAGGAGTgtggagagggagaaggagaagatCGAAGCCCAGCAGCGGCTACTGCAGACCTGGAGACACAACCGTCAGAGCAGCCTGCCTGTTACGATACCAATGGATGGATACAAG GTGTCTGGCCACAGCCGCTCAGGCAGCCTGGATTCTAACTGTTCAGTGTACAAGAACGAGGTGGCTTTACTTGCCTCCCTCCAGCAGAACCACCTCCACCAGCTCGCCAAAAACAACCCACACCAACGTCTGCTCGCTGCTCCGATTAAAAACCATGACAGCCCTCGGAACAGCTCAAGCTACACCGCTAACATCGGCCTTAGTGCCAGCCTTTACAACAGCCTCAACACCCTGCTGAGCCAGGCACACAGCAAACAGCCTCCGGATGGTCTGACATACCCAAACTACAGCAACAACCACGGCTGCCCCCGGCCTCTGAATGACACCATCCACCCCTTCAGCAGCAGGGTCACTGCACAGCCACAAAAGACCAACAACA CAGACTTCAGCCCACCGTTGGACAGGCGATCCCTAGGTCCctggaggtcagaggtcacaggtCACAGACTTTATGAGGATGCCTACTCCTCGTCTCTCTCGCTTACAcccctccttcccccacagGCCTACCTCTCTCTTGAAGGACAAAATGGGGAGGAGGGAAGCGAGGAGAACATTGTTTATCTTTGA
- the osmr gene encoding leukemia inhibitory factor receptor isoform X2 — protein sequence MISFRTSLINLVGFYLIFFEDYIGCVDTVRQLPSPSIIHLKAISHKQSLSVSWLVNSSSFTGDIYEIQISRTENYSVIYSRNLSLISVDSDEYTWTWTSDLPLECVDHSVRIRHFYNQSVPTPWCDWKTNHGAQAKVKTMIFPLQQVMREHTSAMFCCVPPKGVNITSMILNNNEYPLISIGAGVKAIAVANLTIPTAIIKRLSLSCNDATGKMSYAWNFISFPPQKPRNLSCTTSDMTTVICTWDSGRERDPNDHNKQTYTVRIENSDQAPITCQRSSCTFPAVPQLEEYNISLVVKDQLGEETGSYSFNISDRVFPVVEVNKVSPGSTHTTVSWIVLGNLTQLNLLCQVITDPDSTTELRCNNASGLCQVKLEHLLPNTRYSTSVRCSVHGRLWGDWTQPISFITFPSVTLDVWRRIKQLPDPMSRQVTLLWTPHVPGSLVTLNILGYVVQWSQEGQNWTEWKDSRQTQAQVSIDLGQYDFSVQAVLHTGSSIPAHITIPQGDDGEILPVKKRLSSSTAAGFNLSWVEQDSATCGYTVEWCILGETVPCTLQWLKVPEGNNTLFLPAEHFKAGCRYTFKIYGCTENGHRLLEVQTGYSQELKFVQSPSLVEPFQSTVSSVTLEWSYDEDDPAHSAFITGYLVTAQAVGSDLFNVSVADPRRKSVTIEGLQQNQEYAFSVSALTKEGPGQPTNITIRTRTNYSAHLAKILSPILLVLGCIILLWPQRKILKSVLKEIFTYPTGMNIKTPEFDGFLHEMGELLQSQKVEECSCCDIEILNTRPLLDETTALRDAEPMNTLPDPGSQPSPSALSLSCEPLQAEYCPQSVPVFWDRTTLQQTCISNSNYVNTMEEDLSEAQQVMITYIKTSLESSQSSGIV from the exons ATGATAAGTTTCAGAACATCCTTGATTAACCTGGTTGGCTTCTATCTAATATTTTTTGAGGATTACATTGGATGTGTGGACACTG TTCGGCAGCTGCCAAGCCCGAGTATCATTCATCTGAAGGCTATCAGTCACAAGCAAAGCCTCTCGGTGAGCTGGCTGGttaacagcagcagcttcacgGGCGACATTTATGAGATCCAGATCAGCCGCACTGAAAACTACAGCGTCATTTACAGT AGAAATCTGAGTTTAATCTCTGTGGATTCAGATGAATACACATGGACATGGACCTCTGATCTGCCTCTGGAGTGTGTTGATCACTCAGTCAGAATACGACATTTCTATAATCAGTCTGTGCCGACTCCCTGGTGCGACTGGAAAACCAACCATG GTGCCCAGGCGAAGGTTAAGACCATGATCTTCCCCCTCCAGCAGGTGATGAGAGAGCACACCAGTGCCATGTTCTGCTGTGTTCCCCCAAAAGGAGTCAATATTACTAGCATGATCTTAAACAACAACGAATACCCTCTTATCAGCATCGGAGCCGGAGTCAAGGCTATCGCTGTAGCTAACCTGACCATCCCAACCGCAATCATCAAACGTCTTTCACTCTCTTGCAATGATGCAACAGGCAAGATGAGTTATGCCTGGAACTTCATCAGTT TTCCTCCACAGAAGCCCAGAAACCTCAGCTGTACGACCTCAGACATGACAACTGTCATTTGCACCTGGGACTCAGGCAGAGAACGAGACCCAAACGATCACAACAAGCAAACATACACTGTCCGCATAGA GAACTCAGACCAGGCTCCCATCACCTGCCAACGGTCATCTTGTACTTTCCCGGCCGTCCCTCAGTTGGAAGAATACAACATCAGTTTGGTGGTGAAGGACCAGCTGGGAGAGGAGACGGGGAGCTATAGCTTCAACATCTCTGACAGAG tgTTTCCTGTTGTGGAGGTGAACAAAGTGAGCCCCGGGTCAACACACACCACTGTTTCCTGGATCGTCCTGGGGAACTTGACCCAACTGAACCTCCTCTGTCAGGTCATTACAGACCCAGACAGCACCACTGAG CTGAGATGCAATAATGCAAGTGGTCTCTGCCAAGTCAAACTGGAACATCTGCTTCCTAACACACGCTACTCTACCAGTGTACGCTGCTCTGTCCATGGCAGGCTCTGGGGAGACTGGACACAGCCCATATCCTTCATAACCT TTCCGTCAGTGACCTTAGATGTATGGAGGAGAATAAAGCAGCTGCCCGACCCGATGAGTCGTCAAGTTACTCTATTGTGGACTCCA CATGTTCCCGGGTCATTAGTTACATTGAACATTCTAGGCTACGTAGTTCAGTGGTCGCAGGAAGGCCAAAACTGGACCGAGTGGAAGGACAGTAGACAAACCCAGGCACAGGTCTCAATCGATCTGGGACAGTATGACTTCAGTGTCCAGGCTGTTCTTCACACCGGCTCCAGCATCCCTGCTCACATCACCATCCCACAGGGGGACGATGGAG AAATCCTCCCAGTGAAGAAGCGGTTGAGCAGCAGCACAGCTGCTGGTTTTAATCTATCCTGGGTAGAGCAGGACTCTGCCACCTGTGGCTATACAGTGGAGTGGTGCATCCTGGGGGAAACAGTGCCTTGCACTCTGCAATGGCTAAAGGTGCCAGAAGGAAACAACACATTGTTCCTACCTGCTG aaCATTTCAAAGCAGGTTGTAGGTACACATTTAAAATCTATGGATGCACAGAAAATGGACACCGACTACTTGAGGTACAGACTGGATACTCACAAGAGCTAA AATTTGTACAGTCCCCGAGTCTGGTTGAACCTTTTCAAAGTACTGTCTCCTCTGTGACGCTGGAGTGGAGTTACGATGAGGACGATCCGGCTCATTCGGCATTCATCACTGGTTACCTGGTTACAGCACAGGCAGTAGGATCTG ATCTGTTTAACGTGTCGGTGGCAGACCCTCGGAGGAAGTCTGTGACCATAGAGGGTCTGCAGCAGAACCAAGAGTATGCTTTCTCTGTGAGCGCTCTCACAAAAGAGGGGCCTGGACAACCAACCAACATCACTATCAGGACCAGAACCAACT ACTCTGCTCACCTGGCCAAGATACTGTCTCCCATCTTGTTAGTGCTGGGCTGCATCATTCTCCTGTGGCCtcaaagaaaaat ACTGAAGAGTGTGCTGAAAGAGATCTTTACTTATCCTACTGGTATGAACATCAAAACTCCTGAGTTTGACGGCTTCCTGCATGAG ATGGGTGAGCTGCTGCAGTCTCAGAAGGTGGAGGAGTGCAGCTGCTGTGACATTGAGATCCTGAATACCAGACCTCTTCTGGATGAAACTACAGCCCTGAGAGATGCTGAACCCATGAACACACTGCCCGATCCTGGTTCCCAGCCCTCCCCTTCAGCCTTGTCCCTCTCCTGTGAGCCACTCCAAGCAGAATACTGTCCACAGTCAGTCCCAGTGTTCTGGGACAGAACAACCCTTCAGCAAACATGCATTTCAAACAGTAATTATGTGAACACCATGGAGGAGGATTTGTCTGAGGCACAACAAGTCATGATCACTTACATCAAAACAAGCTTGGAATCTTCTCAGTCTTCAGGAATCGTGTAG
- the osmr gene encoding leukemia inhibitory factor receptor isoform X1 translates to MISFRTSLINLVGFYLIFFEDYIGCVDTVRQLPSPSIIHLKAISHKQSLSVSWLVNSSSFTGDIYEIQISRTENYSVIYSRNLSLISVDSDEYTWTWTSDLPLECVDHSVRIRHFYNQSVPTPWCDWKTNHGAQAKVKTMIFPLQQVMREHTSAMFCCVPPKGVNITSMILNNNEYPLISIGAGVKAIAVANLTIPTAIIKRLSLSCNDATGKMSYAWNFISFPPQKPRNLSCTTSDMTTVICTWDSGRERDPNDHNKQTYTVRIENSDQAPITCQRSSCTFPAVPQLEEYNISLVVKDQLGEETGSYSFNISDRVFPVVEVNKVSPGSTHTTVSWIVLGNLTQLNLLCQVITDPDSTTELRCNNASGLCQVKLEHLLPNTRYSTSVRCSVHGRLWGDWTQPISFITFPSVTLDVWRRIKQLPDPMSRQVTLLWTPHVPGSLVTLNILGYVVQWSQEGQNWTEWKDSRQTQAQVSIDLGQYDFSVQAVLHTGSSIPAHITIPQGDDGEILPVKKRLSSSTAAGFNLSWVEQDSATCGYTVEWCILGETVPCTLQWLKVPEGNNTLFLPAEHFKAGCRYTFKIYGCTENGHRLLEVQTGYSQELKFVQSPSLVEPFQSTVSSVTLEWSYDEDDPAHSAFITGYLVTAQAVGSGTLPGHPANLFNVSVADPRRKSVTIEGLQQNQEYAFSVSALTKEGPGQPTNITIRTRTNYSAHLAKILSPILLVLGCIILLWPQRKILKSVLKEIFTYPTGMNIKTPEFDGFLHEMGELLQSQKVEECSCCDIEILNTRPLLDETTALRDAEPMNTLPDPGSQPSPSALSLSCEPLQAEYCPQSVPVFWDRTTLQQTCISNSNYVNTMEEDLSEAQQVMITYIKTSLESSQSSGIV, encoded by the exons ATGATAAGTTTCAGAACATCCTTGATTAACCTGGTTGGCTTCTATCTAATATTTTTTGAGGATTACATTGGATGTGTGGACACTG TTCGGCAGCTGCCAAGCCCGAGTATCATTCATCTGAAGGCTATCAGTCACAAGCAAAGCCTCTCGGTGAGCTGGCTGGttaacagcagcagcttcacgGGCGACATTTATGAGATCCAGATCAGCCGCACTGAAAACTACAGCGTCATTTACAGT AGAAATCTGAGTTTAATCTCTGTGGATTCAGATGAATACACATGGACATGGACCTCTGATCTGCCTCTGGAGTGTGTTGATCACTCAGTCAGAATACGACATTTCTATAATCAGTCTGTGCCGACTCCCTGGTGCGACTGGAAAACCAACCATG GTGCCCAGGCGAAGGTTAAGACCATGATCTTCCCCCTCCAGCAGGTGATGAGAGAGCACACCAGTGCCATGTTCTGCTGTGTTCCCCCAAAAGGAGTCAATATTACTAGCATGATCTTAAACAACAACGAATACCCTCTTATCAGCATCGGAGCCGGAGTCAAGGCTATCGCTGTAGCTAACCTGACCATCCCAACCGCAATCATCAAACGTCTTTCACTCTCTTGCAATGATGCAACAGGCAAGATGAGTTATGCCTGGAACTTCATCAGTT TTCCTCCACAGAAGCCCAGAAACCTCAGCTGTACGACCTCAGACATGACAACTGTCATTTGCACCTGGGACTCAGGCAGAGAACGAGACCCAAACGATCACAACAAGCAAACATACACTGTCCGCATAGA GAACTCAGACCAGGCTCCCATCACCTGCCAACGGTCATCTTGTACTTTCCCGGCCGTCCCTCAGTTGGAAGAATACAACATCAGTTTGGTGGTGAAGGACCAGCTGGGAGAGGAGACGGGGAGCTATAGCTTCAACATCTCTGACAGAG tgTTTCCTGTTGTGGAGGTGAACAAAGTGAGCCCCGGGTCAACACACACCACTGTTTCCTGGATCGTCCTGGGGAACTTGACCCAACTGAACCTCCTCTGTCAGGTCATTACAGACCCAGACAGCACCACTGAG CTGAGATGCAATAATGCAAGTGGTCTCTGCCAAGTCAAACTGGAACATCTGCTTCCTAACACACGCTACTCTACCAGTGTACGCTGCTCTGTCCATGGCAGGCTCTGGGGAGACTGGACACAGCCCATATCCTTCATAACCT TTCCGTCAGTGACCTTAGATGTATGGAGGAGAATAAAGCAGCTGCCCGACCCGATGAGTCGTCAAGTTACTCTATTGTGGACTCCA CATGTTCCCGGGTCATTAGTTACATTGAACATTCTAGGCTACGTAGTTCAGTGGTCGCAGGAAGGCCAAAACTGGACCGAGTGGAAGGACAGTAGACAAACCCAGGCACAGGTCTCAATCGATCTGGGACAGTATGACTTCAGTGTCCAGGCTGTTCTTCACACCGGCTCCAGCATCCCTGCTCACATCACCATCCCACAGGGGGACGATGGAG AAATCCTCCCAGTGAAGAAGCGGTTGAGCAGCAGCACAGCTGCTGGTTTTAATCTATCCTGGGTAGAGCAGGACTCTGCCACCTGTGGCTATACAGTGGAGTGGTGCATCCTGGGGGAAACAGTGCCTTGCACTCTGCAATGGCTAAAGGTGCCAGAAGGAAACAACACATTGTTCCTACCTGCTG aaCATTTCAAAGCAGGTTGTAGGTACACATTTAAAATCTATGGATGCACAGAAAATGGACACCGACTACTTGAGGTACAGACTGGATACTCACAAGAGCTAA AATTTGTACAGTCCCCGAGTCTGGTTGAACCTTTTCAAAGTACTGTCTCCTCTGTGACGCTGGAGTGGAGTTACGATGAGGACGATCCGGCTCATTCGGCATTCATCACTGGTTACCTGGTTACAGCACAGGCAGTAGGATCTGGTACGCTGCCAGGTCATCCTGCAA ATCTGTTTAACGTGTCGGTGGCAGACCCTCGGAGGAAGTCTGTGACCATAGAGGGTCTGCAGCAGAACCAAGAGTATGCTTTCTCTGTGAGCGCTCTCACAAAAGAGGGGCCTGGACAACCAACCAACATCACTATCAGGACCAGAACCAACT ACTCTGCTCACCTGGCCAAGATACTGTCTCCCATCTTGTTAGTGCTGGGCTGCATCATTCTCCTGTGGCCtcaaagaaaaat ACTGAAGAGTGTGCTGAAAGAGATCTTTACTTATCCTACTGGTATGAACATCAAAACTCCTGAGTTTGACGGCTTCCTGCATGAG ATGGGTGAGCTGCTGCAGTCTCAGAAGGTGGAGGAGTGCAGCTGCTGTGACATTGAGATCCTGAATACCAGACCTCTTCTGGATGAAACTACAGCCCTGAGAGATGCTGAACCCATGAACACACTGCCCGATCCTGGTTCCCAGCCCTCCCCTTCAGCCTTGTCCCTCTCCTGTGAGCCACTCCAAGCAGAATACTGTCCACAGTCAGTCCCAGTGTTCTGGGACAGAACAACCCTTCAGCAAACATGCATTTCAAACAGTAATTATGTGAACACCATGGAGGAGGATTTGTCTGAGGCACAACAAGTCATGATCACTTACATCAAAACAAGCTTGGAATCTTCTCAGTCTTCAGGAATCGTGTAG